In Oryza brachyantha chromosome 1, ObraRS2, whole genome shotgun sequence, the following are encoded in one genomic region:
- the LOC102711753 gene encoding LOB domain-containing protein 15 isoform X1, which translates to MSTERERLDEVGKKIKREPDTSGVVVAAAAATGTATATGAPIEHRVPHRLGLGGAVNTVTPCAACKLLRRRCAQECPFAPYFSPHEPHKFAAVHKVFGASNVSKMLLEVSEAERADAASSLVYEANLRLRDPVYGCMGAISMLQQQVNALEAELEAVRTEIFKHRYRQAGAGVPGLMDDVHAAAVFPSPAPPPIHARDVVSVVEAGGQELTGAPVISAAASPPVYAAGQPSSTTDYGSLNTSEHAAYFG; encoded by the exons ATGTCCACAGAGAG GGAGAGACTCGATGAGGTCGGCAAGAAGATCAAGCGAGAACCGGACACCTCTGGCGTcgtagtcgccgccgccgccgccaccggcaccGCTACCGCTACTGGCGCGCCGATCGAGCACCGCGTCCCCCACCGCCTtggcctcggcggcgccgtgaACACCGTGACCCCGTGCGCCGCGTGCAagctcctccgccggcgcTGCGCGCAGGAGTGCCCCTTCGCTCCCTACTTCTCGCCGCACGAGCCCCACAagttcgccgccgtccacaaAGTCTTCGGCGCCAGCAACGTCTCCAAGATGCTCTTG GAGGTCAGCGAGGCAGAGAGAGCCGACGCGGCGAGCAGCCTGGTGTACGAGGCCAATCTGCGGCTGCGCGACCCCGTGTACGGGTGCATGGGCGCCATCTCGATGCTGCAACAGCAGGTGAACGCGCTGGAGGCCGAGCTAGAAGCCGTCAGGACCGAGATCTTCAAGCACAGATACCGgcaggccggcgccggcgttccCGGCCTCATGGACGACGTCCATGCCGCGGCCGTCTTCCCTTCTCCTGCTCCTCCGCCCATCCATGCCAGGGACGTGGTGTCAGtggtggaggccggcgggcAAGAGTTGACCGGGGCGCCGGTaatctcggcggcggcgtccccgcCGGTGTATGCTGCCGGACAGCCATCAAGTACTACTGACTACGGCTCCCTCAACACAAGTGAGCATGCTGCATACTTTGGTTGA
- the LOC102711753 gene encoding LOB domain-containing protein 15 isoform X2, translating to MSTERERLDEVGKKIKREPDTSGVVVAAAAATGTATATGAPIEHRVPHRLGLGGAVNTVTPCAACKLLRRRCAQECPFAPYFSPHEPHKFAAVHKVFGASNVSKMLLEVSEAERADAASSLVYEANLRLRDPVYGCMGAISMLQQQVNALEAELEAVRTEIFKHRYRQAGAGVPGLMDDVHAAAVFPSPAPPPIHARDVVSVVEAGGQELTGAPVISAAASPPVYAAGQPSSTTDYGSLNTS from the exons ATGTCCACAGAGAG GGAGAGACTCGATGAGGTCGGCAAGAAGATCAAGCGAGAACCGGACACCTCTGGCGTcgtagtcgccgccgccgccgccaccggcaccGCTACCGCTACTGGCGCGCCGATCGAGCACCGCGTCCCCCACCGCCTtggcctcggcggcgccgtgaACACCGTGACCCCGTGCGCCGCGTGCAagctcctccgccggcgcTGCGCGCAGGAGTGCCCCTTCGCTCCCTACTTCTCGCCGCACGAGCCCCACAagttcgccgccgtccacaaAGTCTTCGGCGCCAGCAACGTCTCCAAGATGCTCTTG GAGGTCAGCGAGGCAGAGAGAGCCGACGCGGCGAGCAGCCTGGTGTACGAGGCCAATCTGCGGCTGCGCGACCCCGTGTACGGGTGCATGGGCGCCATCTCGATGCTGCAACAGCAGGTGAACGCGCTGGAGGCCGAGCTAGAAGCCGTCAGGACCGAGATCTTCAAGCACAGATACCGgcaggccggcgccggcgttccCGGCCTCATGGACGACGTCCATGCCGCGGCCGTCTTCCCTTCTCCTGCTCCTCCGCCCATCCATGCCAGGGACGTGGTGTCAGtggtggaggccggcgggcAAGAGTTGACCGGGGCGCCGGTaatctcggcggcggcgtccccgcCGGTGTATGCTGCCGGACAGCCATCAAGTACTACTGACTACGGCTCCCTCAACACAA GCTAG